The Cellulomonas oligotrophica sequence AGCCGCGCGTGGTGCGGGCGTGCAGGTAGGCGGCGTACACGACCCACGCGACGAACGAGCCGACCTCCTTGGGGTCCCAGCCCCAGTAGCGGCCCCACGCGTGCTCGGCCCAGATGGCGCCGCCGATGAGGGTGAACGTCCACAGGACGAAGCCGATGGCGTGCAGGCGGAACGAGAGCGCCTCGAGGCGGCGCGCGTCGGGCACCTGCTCGAGCCACGCGAACGCCGGGCCGGTGACGCGCCAGCGCGCCAGCGGCCGGCGCAGGCCGTCCATGCGACGCCACGGCTGCGCGACGTGCGAGCGGCCCTCGGCGCGCGACGACGAGAGCACCTGGAGCACGGACGTGGCGAACCCGACGGTGAAGACCCCGGTCGCGGTGATCGCGACACCGACGTGCAGGACCAGCCAGTAGCTCTGCAGCGCGGGCTGCACGGCGTCGGCCTGGACGTGGAACACGACGAGCGCCAGGGCCAGGCCCAGCACGGCGATGCCCATGACGACGACGGAGACGAACGCGATCACGCGGCGGCGCTGCAGCACGGCCAGCGTCGTGACGGCGACCAGCACCCCGACGATCGCGAACTCGTACATGTTCGCGGTGGGCCAGCGGCCCGCGGCGAGCCCGCGCGTCACGACGCCCGCGAGCAGCAGGAGGATGCCCAGGGGCGTGGTGCTCAGGGCGATGCCCCGGGCCCGGGACGGGGCGTCGGTCGCCGCCGCGACGTCGTCGTGGTCGTCCACCGGTGCCGGGCCGCCCGCGCCGACGAGCTCACGGCTGCGGTCGCGGACCTGCTGCGCGGCCTCGGCGACGCGACCGAGCTCGAGGGTCCAGGCGACGAGCGCGATGGTGAAGGCCGTGGTGGCGCCCCACACGAGCAGGTCGCTCACCTCGGCGAGGGAGATCTGGTCCATCACGGGCCTCCGGGTCGTCCGTCCGCGACGGGCCCCGCGCTCGTGCCGGCGGCCCGCTCGTGCGCGCCGTCGGACCCGTCCCCCAGCACGGCGGCGAGGACGCGGTCCAGCTCGGTCACGAGGCCGACGTCGTCGCCGCGCGCGAGCCCTGCGGCGGTGATCACTGTACCCGCGGCGGGACCTTGGTCCCGGCCCGCCGCAGCGGGTGCCGGCGTCGCCCGTAGCCACAGGCGTCGCCGCGGTGCGAACAGCGACGCACCGAGCCCGGCGAACGCGAGCAGCGCGAAGACGAGCACCCACGTCAGCGCGGGGTCGTGCCGCAGGTCGAGCGCGACGAACCGCGGCAGCTCCTCGAACGTCAGGGTGCCCTGGCCGTCGGGCAGCTCGACGGTCTCGCCGGGCCGGACCTCGAGGGTCACGGGCGTGCCGTCGGCCTCGAGGGCCTGCTCCATGCGGGACTCGTCGAGCTGGTAGACGTTCTGCGGCACACCCGTGTCGAGGCCGAGGTTGCCCGACCACACGGAGAGCACGAGCAGCGGGTCGGCCGGCTGCGGGTCGACGGACTGCCAGAACCCGGGCATCCACTCCTGCGCGGTCGGCAGCAGGAAGCCCACGAGCCCGATCTGGCCCTGCCCGCCCGACACGTCGGGGACCTTGATGACGCCCCGGGACGTGTACACGTCGTCCTGCGGCAGGAAGGGCACGGCGCCGGCGAACGCCACCTCGCCGGCCGCGTCGCGCACCGTCACCCGGGGCGCGTACCCGTTGCCCTGCAGGTAGACCTTCGCCCCGCCCGCCGTCAGCGGGTGGTTGACGCGGATCGTCTCGGCGGTCGGCTCCTGCCCCGGCTCGGTGAGGGTGACGAACGCGGTGAAGTCCCGCGACTGGAGCGTCTCGGGGTCGAACTCGGCCTCGAACTCGTCGAGCCGAAGCGTGAACGGCACGAGGTCGGCGGGGTCGAAGGCGGTGCCGCGCTCGAACGTGTCGTAGTCGACCTGGGCGTTGGCGAACCCGCGGCCCTGCACGACGATCGCCTGACCGCGGTAGTGCAGCATCTGCCCGGTCGCGACCGCCACGAGCAGTCCGACGAGGGCGAGGTGGAACAGCAGGTTGCCCGTCTCGCGCAGGTACCCGCGCTCGGCGGCCACGGCCCACGTGCCGTCGCCCTCGTCGTGGACGTCGACGCGGTAGGCGGGCGCCAGCGGCAGCAGGCGCCACCGGCGGCGCAGGAGGGCCACGGCACGCTCGGCGACCTCGCGCGGCGCGTCCGGGGAGGTGCCGCCGCCCTGGGCGGGGAACCGGCCGAACCGACGGGGCGGGCGCGGCGGGCGGGCGCGCAGGGCTCCCAGGTGCACCCGGGTGCGCGGCAGGATGCAGCCGACGAGCGAGACGAACAGCAGCAGGTAGATCGCGGAGAACCACACCGAGGCGTAGACGTCGAAGAACCCGAGGCGGTCGAGCCACGGTCCGGCCGTCGCGTGCTCCTCGAGGTAGTCGGCGACGGCCGCGGGGTCCTGCGGGCGCTGCGGGAACACGGTGCCGGGCACCGCGGCGACGGCCAGGAGCATGAGCAGCAGCAGGGCCACCCGCATGCTCGTCAGCTGCCGCCACACCCAGCGCAGCCAGCCGACGGCCCCGAGCGCGGGCAGCGCCGGCGGGCCGCCGTCCGGGCCCGCACCGTCCGTGCCGCGCCCGGGGCGCTGCGCGCGGTCGTCGCTGAACGCGTCGTCGAGGCCCTCGGGCCGGTAGGTCACCACGGGGGCCTCACAGGACGGGGACGAAGGGCTCGGACCCGGTGAGCAGCCCCTGCAGCCAGGCGGCCCACGTGGTCCAGACGCCGGTGACGAGCGCGAGGCCGAGCACGACGAGCATCGCCCCGCCGACCCGCATGACGGCGACGCGGTGCCGGGCGAGCACCGCGAGGGCCCGGCGCGACCCGGTCAGGCCGAGCGCGACGAGCAGGAACGGCAGGCCGAGCCCGACGCAGAAGGCCACGGCCAGCAGGGCGCCCCGGCCCGCGGACCCGCCGGTGAGCGAGAGCGTGAGGATCGCGGCGAGCGTCGGGCCGATGCAGGGCGTCCAGCCGATGCCGAACGCGACGCCCAGGACCGGTGCGCCCCACAGGCCGGCGCGGGGCGCGACGTGGGGGCGGACGTCGACCTGCAGGAACCGGAACGCGCCGACGAACGTCAGGCCGAGCAGCACGACGAGTACGCCGAGCACCCGCCCGACCGTGTCCTGCCACTGCCACAGCGCGGCGCCGAGCGAACCGGCGAGCGCGCCGTAGGCGACGAACACGGCGGTGAACCCGGCCACGAACAGCCCGACCCCGGCCAGCGTGCGGCCGCGCCCGGCGGCGCGGGGCGCCGGGGTCGCGCGCGGCAGCGGGACGGCGTCGCCCGCGGTCGCGTCGGGGCCGGGGTCCGACGCGGCACCGGGCGCCGCCGCGGTCCCGCCGACCGCTGCTGACCCGCCGACCGTCGCGGCACCCGCCCGGCGGGGGTCGAGGCGCACGACGTCGGTGGCGTCGGGCAGCCCCAGGACGGTGCGCGGGCCGGACGTGCCGCCCAGCGTCCCGCCGAGCAGCCCGAGGTAGCCGGGGACGAGGGGCAGCACGCACGGGGACGCGAACGAGACCAGGCCGGCGAGCACCGCGACGGGCACGGCGAGCAGCAGGGAGCCGCCGACGACGGTCGGTGCGAGGTCGGCGGCGAGGATCACGTGTCGTCCTCGGTCGGTGAGCCCTCGCCCGGCGCGTCCTGGTCGGTCGCGTCCCCGGCCGGCCGGTCCTCGGCGAGCAGGTCGTCGACCAGCGCGCGCAGCGTCGAGGCGTCGGCGAGCCCGAGCACGCGCGCGGCCACGCGACCCTCGCGGTCGAGCAGGATCGTGGTCGGCACGGCGCTGACGGGCACGACGCCCTGCAGCACGGCGACGGCGCTGCCGTCGGAGTCGTCGAGGCTCGGGTAGGGCACGTCGAACTCGCGCTGGAACGCCTGCGCGGCACCGGCGGCGTCGCGGCTGTTGATGCCGAGCACCTGCAGCCCGTCGTCGGCGTAGTCCTCGGCGATGTCGACGAGGTCGGGCGCCTCGGCGCGGCAGGGCGGGCAGGCCGCGTACCAGGTGTTGAGCAGCACGACGTCGCCGCGGGCGTCCGCGAGGTCGTGGTCGAGCCCCTCGTAGTCGGTCCCGGTCAGGGCGACGGGGTCCGTGCGCTCGTCGACCGCCCACGTGGTGGTCGAGCCGTCGCCGGACTCGTAGCCCTGGTCGACGACGTCGTCGGCTCCCCCGTCGTCGGTCGAGCACGCCCCCAGCACGAGGACGGCCGCCAGCGCGAGGGCGGCGGCGCGGGCGGGACGTCGGGCCACGGTCAGGCCCCCGGGACGGGCGACGCGCCGGGCAGCAGGGCCGCGGCGGGCTCGGAGTACCCGACGCCGACGAGCCGGTCGCCGTCGTAGCGGAGCGAGGTCAGCGACGCGAGCGAGCACTGCCGGCGGCGGGGGTCGTGCCACAGCCGACGACCTTCGAGGGAGAGGCGCGTGACCCAGATCGGCAGCTGGTGGGAGACCAGGACGACCTCGTGGCCGAGGGCGGTGGCCCGGGCCGCGTCGACGGCGGCGAGCACGCGCTCGACCTGCGCCGTGTACGCCTCGCCCCAGGAGGGCCGGAACGGGTTGCGCAGGTGCGGCCAGTGCTCAGGGTGGCGCAGCGAGCCGTCGCCGACGCCGAACGTCATGCCCTGGAAGTGGTTCTCGGCCTCGATGATGCGCTCGTCGGTGGTGATCTCCACGCCGAAGGCCCGCGCGATCGGCACGGCCGTCTCCTGCGCGCGCTGCAGCGGCGACGCGACGACCGCGACGACGTCCCGGCGGGGCGCACCCTCCTCGCCCGCGAGCGTCCGGGCGACGAGCTCGGCCATCGCCTGCCCCCGTTCGGACAGCCGGTACCCGGGCAGGCGGCCGTAGAGCAGACCCTCGGGGTTGTGGACCTCGCCGTGACGCAGCAGGTGGACCGTGGTGGCGACCATGCCCCTAGTCTCGCAAACGCTGACGGGTGCCCCGGCCCCTGAGGGCAGGCCGGGCGCGACACGTTCTGCCCGGGGGTGGACAGGTGGTGGTCATGAGGCACCCTTCGCGCGCTCCCGACCGGGAGCTGACCTTTACGTCCTTCTACGCCGCGGCCTACCCCGACCTCGTGCGGTTCGTGCAGCGCCGGGCGCACCCCGACCACGTCGACGACGTCGTCGCCGAGGCGTTCCTCGTCGTGTGGCGACGGCTCGACGCGCTGCCGCCGTCCCCCGACGACGCGCGCGCCTGGGCCTTCGGGATCGCGCGCCACGTGCTGCTCAACGCCCGGCGGTCCGAGCAGCGCCGGTCCGCCCTGCGGGTGCGCCTCGCGCAGGTGCCGCCGGAGCTGCCCGGCGACCCGGCGGCGGACGGCGTCGCGACCCGCGTCGACCTGGCGACCGCCTGGCACCGCCTCTCCGAGACCCACCAGGAGGCGCTCGCCCTGGTGGTCTTCGAGGACCTCGACGCCACCCGGGCGGGCGCGGTGCTGGGCATCTCCCCCATCGCCTTCCGGCTGCGGCTCAGCCGCGCCCGCCAGGCGCTGCGGGGGCACCTCGACCATCTGCCGGCGCGCACGCCGGCACCCGCCGACCTCACGGAAAGGGCGACCACGCCATGAACCGGACCGACGACCTCACCACCGCCCTGCGCTCGCTCGACGCGGCGGACCCCCGCGTGGACGGTGCGGGCGCCCGCGCCCGCACCGTCCTGCAGGCGATCCTGACGACGGACCCCGACCAGCCGACCGCGGCAGCACCGGGCGGCGCCCGCACGACCGCGCGCCCCCCGCGCACCACCCGGCGGGTGGTCGCGACCGTCGGGCTCGTGGCCGCCGCGACGGCCGGCATCGTGGCGCTGTCGCCGCTGACGGGCGGGGACCACGCCTTCGCGACGTGGTCGGCGACGCCGTCCGGCATGTCGTCGCACGAGCAGGCGGAGGCGGTGGCCGGCTGCCGAGCCAGCATGCAGGACGCGGCGCCCGAGCTCGCGGAGGGCCTCGCGGCGGCGGTGGCGGCGGTCGCCGAACGGCGCGGGGTGTGGACCACCGTCGTGCTCAGCGGCGCGGACGGGCTCTCGGCGCTGTGCGTGGCCGACTCCTCGGCCGGGCTGTTCGAAGATGCCGTGATCGGCTCGGTGGGCGGCCCGACCGGCACCCTCGCACCCGGTGCGCGCGACCTGGTCGCGACGGACCTGGGGACGGGCACGATCGGTGCCGGCACCGTCTCGCTCGCCGCGGGCGAGGCCGGCGCCGACGTGGTCGGCGTGGTCTACCGCAGCGCCACGCACGGCCCCGTGGCCGCGACGGTCCGGGCCGGACGGTTCGCGCTGTGGTTCCCGGGCGCGGACCTGACGGATGCCGGCAGCGAGGGGGTCGACGTCCAGGTGACGTACCGCGACGGCACGACGGCGACCCGCACGCTCACCCTCTGAACGGTCGCCGAGGCAGGGGCCGGTCAGGCGGCGCTGCCGCCCGCAGCCTCGGCGGCGTCGTCGTCCGCGGCGCGGGCCGCGTCGCACGCGGGCGAGCGCAGGTGGGCCACCACGGTCTGCATGGCGGAGCCCAGGGCGGCGAGCTGGTCGGCGTCGAGGGCGTCGACGAGGTGGGCGCGCACCGAGCGGACGTGGCCCGGTGCTGCCGCGACGAGGGTGGCCCAGCCCTGCTCGGTCATCACGCAGTTGACGCCGCGCGCGTCGCAGGTGGCGCGCTCGCGGCGGACCAGACCGGCGCGCTCCATGCGGGCGACGGTGTGGGTGAGGCGGCTGCGGGAGTGGGCGAGGTCGCCCGCGAGGTCGGACATCCGCAGGGTGCGGTCGGGCGCCTCGGAGAGGCGGACGAGGAGCTCGTACTCCCCCAGCGAGAGGCCGGACTGCTCGTCGAGCTCGCGCCCGAGGGCGTCGAGGAGCAGCGCGGTGCCGTCGCGGAAGGCGCGCCAGTCGCGCTGCTGGTCCTCGGTCAGCCAACGCACGGGCTGCTCGTCGTGGGTCGCCGCGTCGCGCGGGGCTGCTGCTGCCGGCTGGGTCGCCGGCGTGCTCGTCGTCACATCACTCTCCCGGGGTTGCGCCTGCCCGACCAGTGTAGTAGAAAAGTCAACCAACGGGTCGTTGAAGATTCACACACGGCCCGACCCAGACATGCGGAGGAACCATGAGCACCACGACCCTGCCCGCCGGCCTCGTCCCCGGCACGTGGGCCATCGACGCGTCCCACTCCGAGGCGTCGTTCACCGTCCGGCACGCCGGCATCTCGAAGGTCCGCGGCACCGTCACCATCACCGACGGCACGCTGACGGTCGGCGAGGACCTGTCGACCACCTCGGTGACGGCGACGCTCGACCCGGCCAGCATCTCCACCGGCGACGCCAACCGCGACGGCCACCTCAAGTCGGCCGACTTCTTCGACGTCGAGCAGTTCGGCGCCTGGTCGTTCACCTCGACCGCGGTGCGCCCCGACGGCGACGCGTACGTCATCGTCGGCGACCTGACGATCCACGGCGTCACGAAGTCCGTCGAGCTCGAGACGGTGTTCAACGGCACCGCCGTCGACCCGTTCGGCAACACGCGTGCCGGCTTCGAGGCCACGCTGACCATCTCCCGCAAGGAGTTCGGCCTCACCTGGAACGCGGCCCTCGAGGCCGGCGGCGTCCTCGTGGCCGACAAGGTCCGCATCGACCTCGACGTCTCGGCGATCAAGCAGGCCTGAGCCTCCGCCAGGCCCGACCCGCAGGGGCGCGACCGCACCGGTCGCGCCCCTGCGGCGCACCCGGGCCCGGACGTCCTCACGCGCCGTCCGCGGAGCGCCGCCGGTCGTGGAACGCCAGGATCTGCAGCTCCGACGCCAGGTCCACCGCACGCACGTCGACGTGCGACGGCACCCGCAGCGCGCACGGCGCGAAGTTCAGCACCCCGACGACGCCGGCGTCGACGAGCGTGTCGCACACCTCCTGCGCGACGGCGGCCGGTGTCGCGAGCACCGCGATCGTCGCGCCCGACGTGGCCACCACGCGTCCGAGGTCGGCCACCGGGTGCACCGGCAGCCCCGCGACGACCGTCCCGACGACGCCCGGGTCCGCGTCGACGAGGGCCACGAGGGCGAACCCCCGCGCGGCGAAGCCCGCGTACCCCGCGAGCGCGTGCCCGAGGTTGCCGACCCCGACGAGCACGACGCGGCGCTCGCTGCTCAGCCCCAGCGCGACGGCGACCTGCTCGCGCAGGTGCGCCACGTCGTAGCCGACACCGCGCCGCCCGTACGAGCCGAGGAACGACAGGTCCTTGCGCAGCTGGGCGGGCGAGACGCCGGCCTGCGCGGCCAGCGCGTCCGACGACGTCAGGACGGACCCGCCGGCGGCGAGCGCCTCGAGGGCCCGCAGGTACCCGGGCAGCCGTGCGACCGTCGCGGGCGGCACCGCCCGTCGCTGCGGCACCGTCGGCTCCCGTTCCACGTCGCACCCCCCACGCCCGCCCGTCGGCCCTGACGGGAGGGTCCCACGCTAGGACGTGCGCAGGCCCCGCACGAGGGCCCGGACGACCCGTTCCTCGTCGATCTGCCAGTACCCCTGCCGCACGCCGTCGACCTCGACCACGGGCACGAGCTCGCCCATCAGCGCGCGCAGGTCCCGCCCGGCGGGGTCCGGGGCGTCGACGTCGACCTCCGCCCACGCCGCCCCCGCGCGGGCGCAGGCCCGGACGACGACGGCGCGCGCCTCGTCGCACAGGTGGCAGCCGGCGCGGCCGTACAGCACGACCCGCGGTGCGGTCCCGTCCTCGTTCACGTGCCCACGCTAGCGCCGGGCGCGCACGTCCGGCCTGGTCGGGCCAGGGTCCACCCGTGGCAGGGGTGCCCGGGCGGGTCCGGCGCTCGTTAGAGTGGCCCGGTGCACGCGGCGGACGGGACGACCTCACCCTCCGGCCGGACGGACGACGCCGCAGGCCCCGACGGGACGCCAGGTCATGGTGGGCCCGGCGGCGCCGCGGGGGTCGCCGCCCCGCCGGTCGCGGGCCCGCCCGTCGACCCCGGCGCCCCGCCCGCGGAGGGCACGGTGGCGGCCTTCTTCGACGTGGACAACACGATCATCCGCGGGGCGTCGTCGTTCCACCTCGCGGTCGGGCTGTACCGGCGGGGCTTCTTCCGCAAGCGCGACCTGGTCGTCTTCGCGTGGCAGCAGGCGCGGTACCTCGCGTTCGGCGAGAACCGGCAGCAGATCGACGAGGTCCGCTCGCGCGCGCTGGAGATCATGCGGGGCCACTCGGTCGCCGAGGTCACGGCCATCGCGGAGGACGTGTACGACGAGGTGCTGAGCCTGCGGATCTTCCCGGGCACGCGCGAGCTGCTGGACGCGCACCTGGCCGCCGGGCACGCGGTCTGGCTGGTGACGGCGACGCCCATGGAGATCGGCACGCTGATCGCCCGGCGCCTGGGCACGACCGGGGCGCTGGGGACGCTGGCGGAGCACGACGAGGGCTTCTACACCGGCCGCCTGGTCGGCGACCTGCTGCACGGCGAGGCGAAGGCGGCCGCGGTGCGGGCGCTGGCGCAGCGCGAGGGGTACGACCTGGCGCGGTGCCACGCGTACGGGGACTCGACGAACGACGTCGCGATCCTGTCGACCGTCGGCAACCCGTGCGCGATCAACCCGGACCGGCGGCTGCGCCGGCACGCGGCGGAGGTCGGGTGGCCGGTGCGGGAGTTCCGCTCGCGCCGCCGGCACGCGCGCCAGGGCGTGAACGCGGCGAGCCTCGCGGGCCTGGCGTGGGTCGCGGCGGTCGTCGCACGGTCGGTGCGCCGGCGCCTGCGCGGCGACTGACGCGTCAGGACCGCGGGGCCGGACCGCACGCCCCGCCGTCACGGCCGGGTCAGCGCGCGGCCTCCTGCTCCTCGCGGGTCGTGGCGACGGGCCAGCCGTCGTCGTCCCACGCGAGCTCGCGGATCGCGAGGCGGAAGTCGCCGCCCTCGGCCGCGTCGTAGTAGTGGAACGCGAGGTAGCCGCGCGAGTACGACTGCCCGCCGGGCCCGACCATGTCGCCCGTCGTGGCCAGCAGGGTCAGGCCCCCGTCGGCGGTGAGCTCGGCGCCCTCGTGGTCGACGTACGGGCCGGTGACCTCGCGCGAGCGCCCGACGGCCATGCTGTACGTCGACTCCGTGCCCTGGCAGCAGGAGTCGCGGGAGAAGAACAGGTAGTACCACCCGTCGCGGTGCACGAGGTACGGCGCCTCGATCGCGTTGGGCGCCCCGATCCGGCTGGCGATCTGCACGGGCTCGGCGTCGGGGTCGGCGAGCAGGCCCGACGGCCAGGTGAGCTCGACGAGCTGGATCCCGCCCCAGAACGACCCGAACGCCATCCAGGGCGTCCCGTCGGCGTCCTCCACGACGCCGGCGTCGATCGCGTTGAACGCGTCCTCGCCGGGCACGGACGCGACGACCTGCCCCTGGTCCTGCCAGCCGTACGACGGGTCGTCGGGGTCGAGGGTGGGGCTGGTCATCAGCCCGATGAGCGAGCGGTTCGACCCGAACGTCGACGCGGCGTAGTACAGGTACCAGGTGCCGTCGTGCTCGACGACCTCGGGCGCCCAGAAGTTCTCGACGCCGGCCACCTGCTCGTAGACCCACGCGGGGCGTGAGGCGGCGTCCCACACGGTGCCGACGTCCTCCCAGGTGCGGCCCTCGTCGGTCGACCGGCGCACCTGCGGGGCGCCGAGCCCGACCCGCACGTCCCCGGTGGAGAAGACGTACCAGGGCTCGCCGGGGTCGCCCACGACGAGCGCGGGGTCGTGGGTGCGCAGGTCGCCCTCGAGCTCGAGCGCCGTGGCCGCCGGTGCGGGGTCGGGGCGCAGCAGGACCACGCCGGTCACGGCGAGCGCGACGACGACGAGGGCCGCGACAACCGCGGGGACGAGACGTCGGGGGGCACGCCGCGTGCGGGCCGGCTCGCCCGTCAGGTCGTCGGGCGTGGCGCCGGGTGCGGCGTCGGCGGCGCTCATGCGGGCGTCAGCGCGACCCAGCGCACGCCGTGCGCGGGGACGTCGAGGTCGAGCACCGGGGTGGGACGCCCGGGCGGGGTGTGCGGCGGGTCGAGCGGCTGCCCGGTCCACAGGTCGTGCGCGCGCCAGGTGCCGGCGGCGGCGTCCACCGAGCCGAGCGGCAGCGCGAGCGCCACCTGCGCGGCCCGGGGCTCCTCGCCGGTCCAGAACACGGCGAGGTAGCGGGTGGTGTCGACGTCGCTGCGCGCGGACCAGACCACGAGCTCGCCGTCCGCGTCGGGGGCGGGCTCGCGCAGGACCTCGCGCCCGTCGGTGCCGGTGCGCAGCACGTGCCCGACCGCGGGGGTGGTGAGCAGCGCGATCGTCGCCGGGTCGCTGGTGGGCAGGTCGCCGCCCATCATGAGCGGGGAGCGGGCCATGACCCACAGCGTGAGCAGCGTGCGCTGCTCGTCGGGCGTGAGCCGGCTGTGCCGGTCCTCGCCGCGCTCGGCGCGGATGCCGATCCGTCCGAGCGGGAGCATGTCGGCGTCGGCCCAGCCGCCCGGACGCTGCAGGGGCGCCCACCGGGCCAGCCGGGCGAAGCTCCCGTGCACGTCCTCCCAGCGGTCCCACAGGTCGTCGCAGACCCGCCACATCGTGGCGTGCTCGCGCAGCAGCCCGACCTCGTGCGTCGAGACGTGCGTGCCCGGCGACAGGGACAGCACCATCGGCCGGCCCGATCGGGTGATCGCCGTGGACCAGCCGACGAGGGCGTCGACGTGCAGCGGCGCGAGGATGTCGTCGACCTTGACGTAGTCGACGCCCCAGCCGGCGAGCATCGCGACGAGCCCGTCGAGGTACGCCTGTCCCGCCGGGTGGTCGTGGTCGAGGCCGACGTTGTGCGGGTTCCACGCGCACGGCGACGACGGGTCGGCGGCGTCGCGGGCGGTCCAGGCGGTGCCCTCGACGGGCAGGTCGGCGGCGACCGCCCGGCGCGGGATCCCCCGCAGCACGTGCACGCCGAAGCGCAGGCCGAGGGCGTGCACCTGGGCGGCGAGCGCGGTGAACCCACGCCCGTCGGCGGCGGACGGGAAGCGGTCGGGGGCGGGCTGCGGCCGGCCGAAGGCGTCGAGCACCAGCGGTGCGTCGTCGTTGTAGCCGTGCGTGCGGGCGGCGGGGTCGGACCAGTCGATGTCGACGACGACGGTGTCCCAGCCGTGCGGGAGGAGGTGCTCGGCCATGAAGCGGGCGTTGGCGAGCACCTCGGCCTCGGTGACGGTCGTGCCGTAGCAGTCCCAGCTGTTCCACCCCATGGGTGGTGTGGCGGCGAGCATCCAGGCCCCTTCGCACGGTCTGTACATCGTTGTAAGAACGCCAGGGTGCCGCGTGCGCGGGCCTGCCGTCAAACGCCGCGGGCCGGACGGTCCCGGCACCCGCCCCTCGGCCCGGG is a genomic window containing:
- the ccsB gene encoding c-type cytochrome biogenesis protein CcsB, which encodes MSLAEVSDLLVWGATTAFTIALVAWTLELGRVAEAAQQVRDRSRELVGAGGPAPVDDHDDVAAATDAPSRARGIALSTTPLGILLLLAGVVTRGLAAGRWPTANMYEFAIVGVLVAVTTLAVLQRRRVIAFVSVVVMGIAVLGLALALVVFHVQADAVQPALQSYWLVLHVGVAITATGVFTVGFATSVLQVLSSSRAEGRSHVAQPWRRMDGLRRPLARWRVTGPAFAWLEQVPDARRLEALSFRLHAIGFVLWTFTLIGGAIWAEHAWGRYWGWDPKEVGSFVAWVVYAAYLHARTTRGWNGRRAAYLVFAGYAVVLANFTVINLFVDGKHSYSGL
- the resB gene encoding cytochrome c biogenesis protein ResB; this translates as MVTYRPEGLDDAFSDDRAQRPGRGTDGAGPDGGPPALPALGAVGWLRWVWRQLTSMRVALLLLMLLAVAAVPGTVFPQRPQDPAAVADYLEEHATAGPWLDRLGFFDVYASVWFSAIYLLLFVSLVGCILPRTRVHLGALRARPPRPPRRFGRFPAQGGGTSPDAPREVAERAVALLRRRWRLLPLAPAYRVDVHDEGDGTWAVAAERGYLRETGNLLFHLALVGLLVAVATGQMLHYRGQAIVVQGRGFANAQVDYDTFERGTAFDPADLVPFTLRLDEFEAEFDPETLQSRDFTAFVTLTEPGQEPTAETIRVNHPLTAGGAKVYLQGNGYAPRVTVRDAAGEVAFAGAVPFLPQDDVYTSRGVIKVPDVSGGQGQIGLVGFLLPTAQEWMPGFWQSVDPQPADPLLVLSVWSGNLGLDTGVPQNVYQLDESRMEQALEADGTPVTLEVRPGETVELPDGQGTLTFEELPRFVALDLRHDPALTWVLVFALLAFAGLGASLFAPRRRLWLRATPAPAAAGRDQGPAAGTVITAAGLARGDDVGLVTELDRVLAAVLGDGSDGAHERAAGTSAGPVADGRPGGP
- a CDS encoding cytochrome c biogenesis CcdA family protein — protein: MILAADLAPTVVGGSLLLAVPVAVLAGLVSFASPCVLPLVPGYLGLLGGTLGGTSGPRTVLGLPDATDVVRLDPRRAGAATVGGSAAVGGTAAAPGAASDPGPDATAGDAVPLPRATPAPRAAGRGRTLAGVGLFVAGFTAVFVAYGALAGSLGAALWQWQDTVGRVLGVLVVLLGLTFVGAFRFLQVDVRPHVAPRAGLWGAPVLGVAFGIGWTPCIGPTLAAILTLSLTGGSAGRGALLAVAFCVGLGLPFLLVALGLTGSRRALAVLARHRVAVMRVGGAMLVVLGLALVTGVWTTWAAWLQGLLTGSEPFVPVL
- a CDS encoding TlpA family protein disulfide reductase; amino-acid sequence: MTVARRPARAAALALAAVLVLGACSTDDGGADDVVDQGYESGDGSTTTWAVDERTDPVALTGTDYEGLDHDLADARGDVVLLNTWYAACPPCRAEAPDLVDIAEDYADDGLQVLGINSRDAAGAAQAFQREFDVPYPSLDDSDGSAVAVLQGVVPVSAVPTTILLDREGRVAARVLGLADASTLRALVDDLLAEDRPAGDATDQDAPGEGSPTEDDT
- a CDS encoding histidine phosphatase family protein, whose product is MVATTVHLLRHGEVHNPEGLLYGRLPGYRLSERGQAMAELVARTLAGEEGAPRRDVVAVVASPLQRAQETAVPIARAFGVEITTDERIIEAENHFQGMTFGVGDGSLRHPEHWPHLRNPFRPSWGEAYTAQVERVLAAVDAARATALGHEVVLVSHQLPIWVTRLSLEGRRLWHDPRRRQCSLASLTSLRYDGDRLVGVGYSEPAAALLPGASPVPGA
- a CDS encoding RNA polymerase sigma factor, producing the protein MRHPSRAPDRELTFTSFYAAAYPDLVRFVQRRAHPDHVDDVVAEAFLVVWRRLDALPPSPDDARAWAFGIARHVLLNARRSEQRRSALRVRLAQVPPELPGDPAADGVATRVDLATAWHRLSETHQEALALVVFEDLDATRAGAVLGISPIAFRLRLSRARQALRGHLDHLPARTPAPADLTERATTP
- a CDS encoding MarR family winged helix-turn-helix transcriptional regulator; its protein translation is MTTSTPATQPAAAAPRDAATHDEQPVRWLTEDQQRDWRAFRDGTALLLDALGRELDEQSGLSLGEYELLVRLSEAPDRTLRMSDLAGDLAHSRSRLTHTVARMERAGLVRRERATCDARGVNCVMTEQGWATLVAAAPGHVRSVRAHLVDALDADQLAALGSAMQTVVAHLRSPACDAARAADDDAAEAAGGSAA
- a CDS encoding YceI family protein; translation: MSTTTLPAGLVPGTWAIDASHSEASFTVRHAGISKVRGTVTITDGTLTVGEDLSTTSVTATLDPASISTGDANRDGHLKSADFFDVEQFGAWSFTSTAVRPDGDAYVIVGDLTIHGVTKSVELETVFNGTAVDPFGNTRAGFEATLTISRKEFGLTWNAALEAGGVLVADKVRIDLDVSAIKQA
- a CDS encoding redox-sensing transcriptional repressor Rex; the protein is MEREPTVPQRRAVPPATVARLPGYLRALEALAAGGSVLTSSDALAAQAGVSPAQLRKDLSFLGSYGRRGVGYDVAHLREQVAVALGLSSERRVVLVGVGNLGHALAGYAGFAARGFALVALVDADPGVVGTVVAGLPVHPVADLGRVVATSGATIAVLATPAAVAQEVCDTLVDAGVVGVLNFAPCALRVPSHVDVRAVDLASELQILAFHDRRRSADGA
- a CDS encoding glutaredoxin family protein, yielding MNEDGTAPRVVLYGRAGCHLCDEARAVVVRACARAGAAWAEVDVDAPDPAGRDLRALMGELVPVVEVDGVRQGYWQIDEERVVRALVRGLRTS
- a CDS encoding HAD family hydrolase gives rise to the protein MAAFFDVDNTIIRGASSFHLAVGLYRRGFFRKRDLVVFAWQQARYLAFGENRQQIDEVRSRALEIMRGHSVAEVTAIAEDVYDEVLSLRIFPGTRELLDAHLAAGHAVWLVTATPMEIGTLIARRLGTTGALGTLAEHDEGFYTGRLVGDLLHGEAKAAAVRALAQREGYDLARCHAYGDSTNDVAILSTVGNPCAINPDRRLRRHAAEVGWPVREFRSRRRHARQGVNAASLAGLAWVAAVVARSVRRRLRGD